The Streptomyces sp. NBC_00335 DNA window CTGGCCGCGGTCATCGGGCCGATCGTGGCGCTCGCCGGCATCTACGCCCCCGGCGTCATGCTGGCCTCCTTCGTGCCGATGCTGCTGATCGCGGCCGCCTTCTACTACCTCAACAAGGTCGACCAGGACTGCGGGACCACCTTCTCGTGGGTGACGCGCGCCATGGGCCCCTGGGCGGGCTGGCTCGGCGGCTGGGCCATCGCGATGACCGGCGTCCTCGTCATCGGCTCGCTGGCCGACGTGGCCGTCCACTTCGGACTGCTCGCCGCCGGACTCGACAGCTGGGCGGCGAACGAGGCACTGCGCCAGAGCCTGACCGTCGTCGTGATCCTGGCCATGACGGCCGTCTGCGTGATCGGCACCGAGATGTCGGCCCGGCTCCAGGACGTCCTGATCCTCGCCCAGGTCTTCTTCCTGCTGGTCTTCGCCGTCGTCGCCCTCTACCGCGTCTACGCCGGCACCAGCAGCCTCGACGGCACGAGACCCGCGATCGAGTGGCTCAACCCCTTCGGCGCGGGCGGCGCCGCCCTCACCGGCGGGCTGCTGCTCGGCGTGTTCATCTACTGGGGCTGGGAGTCGGCGGTCAACCTCACGGAGGAGGTCGAGAACTCGGCCACCGCACCGGGCAAGGCCGGCATCTGGTCCACCGTGGTCCTGCTGGTCACGTACCTGTCCGTCGGCTTCGCGGTCGTCGGCTACGCCGGGACGAAGTTCCTCTCCGAGAACGCGGGCGAGGAGGAGGCCGTCTTCGCGGTCCTCGCGCACGAGGTCATGGGCGGCTGGGACTGGGTCGTGCTGCTCGCCGTCTGCACCTCCGCGCTCGCCTCCACCCAGACCACGATCATCCCGGCCTCCCGTACCGCCCTGTCCATGGCCCGCCGGCACGCGCTGCCGCCGAACCTCTCGCACATCCACCCCCGGTTCCGGACCCCGGACGTCAGCACGTGGTGGGTGGCCGGCATCGCCATCGTCTGGTACCTCGCCGTCAACCAGATCAGCGAGAACGCCCTCCTGGACTCCCTGACCGCCCTCTCCCTGCTGATCTCCTTCTACTACGCCCTCACCGGCCTGGCCTGCGCCGTCTACTACCGGCGCCACCTGCTGGAGAGCGTGCACAACTTCCTGCTGATCGGCCTCGGCCCCGTGCTCGGCGCCGGGCTGCTGGCCTGGCTGCTCGTGCAGTCGGTCGCCGACATGTCCGACCCGGAGAACTCGGCGAGCGGCGTCTCCTGGTTCGGCCTCGGCCCGCCGCTGGTCATCGGGATCGGCATCGCCGTCGTCGGCGTGCTCGTCATGTGCTTCTGGCGGATCAGGGACGGCCGCTTCTGGCAGGAGCGGCGCGGCGTCGCCGACCCGGCCCTCGTCCACGCGGCCAGGAAACCCCGAAGCCCTGAGGTACCGAAGCCCTGAACTCAAGCCGAGCCGAGAGGAGACCCGATGTCCGTGGTCCTCGGGTACGACGAGTCGCCCGGAGCCGAGCGCGCCCTGCGCGTGGCCCTGGAGGTGGCCGCAGCCTTCGGCGAGCCGCTCGTCCTCGTCTACGGGGCCGCCGCCCCGGGTCCCACCGGCGAGGAGTCCCGCGCGCACCGGGAGGCCGTACGGGAGGCCGGCCGCAGCGCGCTCGCCCGGGCGGTGGAAGCCGCCGACGAGGCGGGCGTGCCGTCCACGGTCGAGGTGGCCGACGCGAAACCGGCCCAGGCCCTGCTCGACGCCGCCGAACGGCACGACGCCCGGGTGATCATCGTGGGGAGCTGGGGCGACAGCCCGATCCGCGGCGCCCTGCTCGGATCCACCCCGCACAAGCTCCTGCACCTCTCCCCGGTCCCGGTCCTGTGCGTCCCGACGGAGCACGCTTCCGGAGACTGACCCGCCGCCCGGGTCCGTTGGTCTTCCCCTGGCCGAAGATCACCGCTCACACCTGTGCCAATGGCCCATCCAGGGCGGGCCGAGTTGAGCCATTGCCCCTGCGGATGGTTATCTGTGTCCTATCCATGTATCTACGGCGCCACGCAGCGCCGGACGGCAACGAGGCCGATCCGGACCGTGGCGCCTTCGCCGTGCCCGTATGCCGCCCACCACCCCCGGGCGGATGCGGGTCCGGCGTGCTCCATCGCAAGGGGGGCGGCACACCGCCGTGAAGAGGATGTTCGTGGCTCCGGATCCGGGGCGCGCAAGACTCAGGAACGCCACGCGGGCCGTCATCGGCGTCGCTCTCGCGGTGGCCGTGGCCGAGCTCTGCGGGCTCTCGCTCGTGGCATCGATCACCGGGGGACTGGCGGCCCTGCTCGCCCTCTTCACCGTGACCGACTCGACCGTGCGCGCCCAGCGGGTGACCACCGCCCTGCTGCCCGTCGCCGGCTTCCCCGTACTGGCCCTGGCCACCACCCTGCACGGCGTACCTCTGGCCCGCGACGCGGTGTTCGTCGCCGTGGTGTTCGCCGGCGTCTACGCCCGCCGGTGGGGGGTGCGCGGCCACGCCCTCGGGATCTTCGCGTTCATGAACTTCTTCGTCACGCAGTTCCTGCACGCCCGGCCCGGGCAGCTGCCGGAGCTCTACGCGGCCGTCGGCCTGGCCCTCCTGTCGGCCGGCGCCGTGCGGTTCGTACTGTGGCCGATCGAGCGCCGGGTCCCGCCCCCCGCCGTACCGCCCGCGCCGCCCGGGACCGGTCTGGCCCGGCCGACCACCCGCCAGGCCTTCCAGGCCACCGCCGCCTGCGCGGTCGCGCTGGGCATCGGCCAGGCCCTGTCCGAGGACCGCTGGTACTGGGCCGTCGGCACCGCCTGGTGGATCTTCGTCAACACCGCCTCGCGCGGCGAGACCCTGGTCCGCGGCTTCCGCCGGGTCCTCGGCACGGTGTTCGGCATCGGCGCGGGACTGCTGGTCGCCATCCCGCTGAACGGCGCACCGGCGCCCACGGCCGTCCTGGTGGCGGTCTGCGTCTTCGGGATCTTCTACACCGCAGCCGTGTCCTACAGCTGGATGATGCTGGCCGTGACGGTGATGGCGGGCCTGCTCTACGGGCTGCTGGGCGTACTCGACCCCGGGCTGCTCGTGCTGCGCCTGGAGCAGACGGCCGTCGGCGCGGTGTGCGCCGGGCTGGCCGTGATCCTGGTGCTCCCGGTGACCACCCACGCGACCAACGACATGTGGATCCAGCGCGCGCTGCGCTGCGTGCGCAGCTGCACGGCCGAGGCGGCGGCCCGGCTCGCCGGCTCTCCGGTGGCCGACCCCGCGCCGCACGCCGCCGAGCTGGAGCTGTTCCTGGGCCGGGTACGGCTCTCCCTGGCTCCGCTCGTCCACCCGCTGAGCCCCTACCGCGGCCGCAAGGCCAGGGCCCGCCGGGTGCTCGCGCTGCTCGACGAGTGCGCCGTGGAAGTGCGCGGGCTGGTCGCCGTGGCGGCGGACCCGGACGCGAGCCACGACGCCCGGCTCGCGGCGGCGTGCTGGCGCGTGGAGGCCGCCGTAGAGGCCCTGCTGACGCCGGAAGCGGAACGCGCCACTGAGGCGGAGCACCGGTCGGCGGCCGCGGCCCTGAACCAAGGGCGGGCCGCCTCGGAGCCCGCGCTGGCGCATCTGCACGGTCTGGAGCGGCTCCTCGCCCAGCTCGACGGACCCCTGCGCAGTGCGTCACGCCCCCCGCTGGTCGGCGCCTGAGCGCGGCGGCCCGGGCGCGTCCCGGCCGGCGTCGAGGACTCCGGCCCGGGCGAGCCTGAAGCCGAGTTCGGCCCTGCTGCGGCTGCCGAAGCGGGTCGCGGCGCGTTTGATGTGCGCGCCGATGGTGCGGGTGCTCAGGCCGAGCCGCTGGGAAATGGCCTCGTCCGTATGACCCCTCACCATGAGTTCCAAAATGGCCTGCTGGATTTCGCCGGTGAGCCGGGGAGGGCGTTGTCCCGTCGTGTCGAACTCGACGGGGACCGCCCGTTCCCACACGGCCTCGAAGGTCTTCGCGAGGTATTGGATCAGGCCGGGTTCGCGGATTTCCAGGGCGTACGCCTCCTTTCCGCTCTCGGTGAGCACCGCGATGAAGGCGGCCGACCGGTCGCACACGATCAGCCCCTCGAACCTCTCGCCCACCGTGCGCACCTCGGCGCCCTCCTGGGTGACCCGTTCCATGTGGGCGAGCGTCGGGCCGTGCGCGCGGACGGTGTGCCCGTAGACCGTGCGCTGGCGGACTCTGCGGCCGGGTGGGGAGAGATCGCGGGGCAGCGCGTCGGCGAGCGCGCCGGAGGGCCGGCCGCCCTCGGGGTGCGCACTGAGCAGTTCCTCCGAGCAGGCCTCCAAGGCGCCCTGGACGGCGGTGTCGATGACCTCGCGGCCGATCAGCGGCTGCACGTGGTCCTGGTGACGCCGGCGTTCGTTCCGGTAGACGGCGTCCATCGGGGAGAGGGAGGCGATCATGTCGTCGAGCGCGGCCCGCTGGTCCAGGATGGCCTGCTTGATCGGCCGCGCGAGGGTGATCGCGGCGACCGAGGGCGGTACCGGGAGGTGGTCGTCGGAGCCCTCCGACTTCCGTAGCAGTCCGAAAGTGATCAGGCATCCCGGAACGGCCCCCGATAAACCGCCCTCGCGCAATGCCCTTCGGTAACCGGCCGTGCAGTCCCCGCAGATCGACGTGCAGCCGTCAATGTCGGGATGTGCGGAGTTGGTGTTCATCTGGACCCCCTTCTTGTTCCGGCAATGCAAGATCAGGATGCCTCGGCCCGTTGGCCGCGGGGGAGGGGAACGGCAGGATCCTTCCTGCCTGATGATCGCGAAATGGCCCACATGACCGGTGGCGGGAGTGGCGACGGTGCAGCGAAACATTCATTCCGAGCGCAGGATTCCGCCGGCGGGGCTGACCGAGGCGCTGGACATGCTGGCCCGGGCGCGCAAGGCCGTGGACGACGCGTACGGATCCGACGAGCAACTCGCCCGCGTGGCATTGCACTTGATCGACTGCGCCGCCGACGCCTCGGCGCTGCTCTCCCGCGAAGGCGGCCTGGACGAGGCCCGCGAGGCGCTGGGCTGCGCCCGCTCCGCGGTGGTGGCCGCCACCGCCGCCGTGCGCGTGATCCACGACGAGACGCGCGTCTGAGCGGTCGGCCGGTCACCGGCCGACCGGTACCCGTCGGCCGGTCGGACAGCCGTCCGGCCGGGCGTTGTTGGGCCCTGTCGGAGCGCCGGTCTACCGAGCGCCCGAAGCTGCCGCGGATGGTACGTCCCCCCATGTCCCGTCCGCAGGCCGATCGATGAAGATCACACGGAGGAGTGTTCCGGGCGCGCCTTCCACACGCCGCTGACCTGCGACGTGTACAACGGGTGATTGTTCATTGCACATTCATCCGGCATGGCGCCGCTACCCGGCGCGCGGGGTGGACCTGGTCGGATCGGACAGGGGGTAACCGCCCGGAATGGAAATACTTCAAGAGTGCTCCAGCACCGCTCAGGTGTGGGAAGCGGCCGAGGAGTTCATCCGACTGTTCCACAGGGAGCAGGCCGGCAGTGCGGGCGCGGGTGATCCGCGCGAGCGGCTCGCCGCCGTACGGGCCGAGATCGCCGAGACGGGCACGTACCGGCACACTCCCGAGGAACTGGAGCACGGCGCCCGCGTCGCGTGGCGCAACAGCAACCGCTGCATAGGCAGGCTGTACTGGAACTCGCTGCGGGTCCGCGACCGCCGCGGGCTCACCGACGCCGACGGGATCGCGGAAGAGTGCTTCGAGCACCTGCGCGAGGCCACCAACGGCGGCCGGGTCCGGCCCACCATCACGGTCTTCGCCCCCGACGCCCCGGACCGTCCCGGCCCGGTCATCTGGAGCGAGCAACTGGTCCGGTACGCCGGCTACGGCGACCACCCCTCGATAACCGTCGGCGACGCCCGCAACGCCGAGCTCACGAGCGCGTTGCTCGCGCTGGGCTGGTCCCGCGGCCCCGGCACCCCCTTCGACCTCCTTCCGCTGGTCGTGCAGGGGGTCGACGACAAACCCCGCTGGTTCGACGTCCCCCCGGACGCGGTGCTGGAGGTGCCCATCGAGCACCCCGACGGAGCGGCCGGCGGTGACGGCTGGTCGGACTGGGGCCTGCGCTGGCACGCCGTACCCGCGATCTCCAACATGTGCCTGGAGATCGGCGGCATCCACTACCCGGCGGCGCCCTTCAACGGCTGGTACATGGGCACCGAGATCGGCGCCCGCAACCTCGCCGACACCGACCGCTACAACCTCCTGCCCGCGGTCGCCCGCCGCATGGGCCTCGACATCGCCAGCGACCGTTCCCTCTGGAAGGACCGCGCGCTCGTCGAGCTCAACCGGGCGGTGCTGCACTCCTTCGACCGGGCCAAGGTCACCATCGCCGACCACCACACGGAGTCCCGGCGCTTCCTGACGCACTTGGAGAAGGAGGAGCGCAAGGGCCGCGACGTGGGCGCGGACTGGTCCTGGATCGTGCCGCCCATCTCCGGCTCGGCTACCCCGGTCTTCCACCGCACGTACGAGGACCGGCCCAGCTCGACCGCCTACGTCCACCATTCCGGAGCCCAGGAACGGGCCCAGGGACGGGATTTGGTCTAGACCTTCTGTTACCGTCGCTCCGAACGGATCCGGAACGGCGGAGAGGGGCCTCCCGTGGGCGACGCGGACAGTGGTGTGGGCGGTACGGACCGTACGGCCGACGGCGGCGGACACCGGGCCTGGATCGGCTCGTTCACCTCGGGGGGCGGCCGCGGTGTCACCACCGCGGCCGTGGATCCGGCCACCGGAGCGCTGACCCCGCTCTCGGCCACGGACGCCGTCGCGGACCCCTCGTACCTGGCCCACGACCCCGCCAACGGCGTGCTCTACGCCGTGAGCGAGGCCGAACAGGGCGCCGTGGGCGCCTTCCGGACCAGCGCCGAGGGGCTCACCCCCCTCGGCGCGACCGTCCCCGTCGGCGGCTCCGGCCCCACCCACCTCAGCGTGGCCGGGCGCCGGCTGCTGACCGCCAACTACACCTCCGGCAGCGTCAGCAGCCTCCCGCTCGCCGCCGACGGCTCGATCGGGGGACCCGCCGCCGTACTGGCGCACCAGGGCTCCGGCCCCGACGCCGGGCGCCAGCGGGGACCGCACGCCCACCAAGTGCTGCCCGCCCCCGGCGGCGGCCGCTGGGTGCTCAGCGTCGATCTCGGCACCGATTCGGTACGGGTCTGCGCGCTCGACCCGGCCACCGGAGCCCCCGTCCTGCACGCCGAGACCGCGCTGCGCGCCGGGACCGGCCCCCGGCACCTCGCCTTCCACCCCTCCGGCGAGGTGGTCTACGTACTGCACGAGCTGGAGCCGCAGCTGACCGTCTGCCGCTGGAACGGGGAGTCGGGCGAGCTCCAACCGGTCGCCGAGGTTCCGGTCGCCTCCACGGGCGCTCCAGGGGCCCCTGCGGCCTACCCTTCGGCCGTGGTGGCCTCCGCCGACGGCCGTTTCGTCTGGGCGGCCGTCCGCGGAGCCGACACCATCGCCACCCTCTCCCTCGCCGGCGGCGCGGAGAAGCCGCTGCTCACGGGCACCGTGCCGTGCGGCGGCAGTTGGCCGCGCGATCTCGCGGCCGACCCGTCGGGGCGCCGGCTGTACGCGGCCAACGAGCGCTCCGGCGACGTCACCTGGTTCGACGTGGACCAGCTGACCGGCGAGCCGCGCCGGGCCGGCTCGGTGTCCGTGCCCGCCGCCACCTGCGTGGTCTTCGGCTGACGCCCCGGGCCGGTCGGCCGGTCAGCCGCGTTACGCAGGAGGGCCCGCGCCCCGGCTCGTTCGATTCGGAACGGTCCGGGGCGCGGGCCCTCGTACGCAACGGCATGAGCGGCGGGATCAGTGGGCGGCGGCGCCCTGGGTGATGCCGAGGGCGGCGGAGTACTGCGCGACGGCCAGCTTGCCGAGCGCCGGGTAGGCGCCGAGCACGTCGGCGGCGCTGCAGCCGGCCTCCTTGCAGGCGGTGTCGAGGAGTCCCTCGGCGGCCTCCGGGCCGATCAGGTACGGGGCCAGCGCGAGCTGCGTCGAACCCTCGCGGCGGAGCTGGTCGGCGACGGCGGCCACCGAACCTTCCTCGTCCAGCGCGGCGGCCATCACCGGCACGGCGAGGCGGGCGGCCAGCAGCATGCCGGTGATGCCCGCGGCCTGTACGGCCTCCTCGCCGCCGGTGGTGGCCAGGACGATGCCGTCGGCGGCCGTGGTCACGCTGAAGAGCCTGGCCCGGTCGGCGCGGGCGAGACCGGCCTCGGACAGCCGCACGTGCAGCGCCTCGGCGAGCAGCGGGTGCGGACCGAGCGGGTCGGCCAGCTCGGCGGCGGCCGAGGAGTCCATCAGGGCCTGGCGCATGCGGCGCAGCAGACCGCCGTCGGGGCCGGCCAGCAGCGGCACGACCACGGCGTCCGGGCCGGTCGGCGCGGGCACTTCCTGCCCGGCGGCGCGGGCGGCCTCAGCGCGCGCGGCGCGGTCGTGGGCGACGGCGTTCAGCACGCCCGACAGGGACGGGAACTCGGTGGCGTCGTCACCGTCGAGGAAACCGACGCGGGCGTCCAGCCCCGGCAGCTCGGAGCGGCCGATGCTGATGATCTCTTCCGCGAGCCCCCGCGAGGCGGCTGAAGGGGCACCGGGCACGGCGAGCACCAGCGCGGGCGCGCCCTCTGGCGCCACCGCGGGCTCGGGCCGGCGGTGCCGTCCGGTCTGGCGGGGTCGCGGCATTCGTACGGGCAGGCCATTTGCGGGCCCAGTGGGGGAGCTCATGGCGCCGCATGCTACTGGTTTATCGAAACCGGGTGTTCGGGCAGGGCCTTCTCCGGCGGCATCTGTCCGTATTTATCCGAGGAATGTCAGATACCGTTCAGACCTTCGGTCACCCCGGGTCGTTCGTCCTGCCGAACGACCTGGAATGGTAGTGGCGGTGTGCCCGTGTGCCGGGGCTCGCCCGTGTGCGGTGCTTCGGTGTGGGCCAGTAGAGTGACGCCCTGTGGCACCTCGACCGTTGAATGAACTCGTTGAAGCAGGCTGGGCGAAGGCACTGGAGCCCGTGGCCGGAGGCATCGCGGCCATGGGGGACTTCCTCCGGGCCGAGATCGCGGCCGGCCGGACCTACCTTCCGGCCGGGCCGAATGTTCTGAGGGCCTTCCAGCAGCCCTTCGACGAAGTCCGCGTGCTGATCGTGGGGCAGGATCCCTACCCCACGCCGGGGATGGCGATCGGGCTGAGTTTCGCCGTCGCCCCGGACGTGCGCCGGCTGCCGGGGAGTCTGGAGAACATCTACCGGGAGATGAACTCGGACCTC harbors:
- a CDS encoding sirohydrochlorin chelatase, whose product is MSSPTGPANGLPVRMPRPRQTGRHRRPEPAVAPEGAPALVLAVPGAPSAASRGLAEEIISIGRSELPGLDARVGFLDGDDATEFPSLSGVLNAVAHDRAARAEAARAAGQEVPAPTGPDAVVVPLLAGPDGGLLRRMRQALMDSSAAAELADPLGPHPLLAEALHVRLSEAGLARADRARLFSVTTAADGIVLATTGGEEAVQAAGITGMLLAARLAVPVMAAALDEEGSVAAVADQLRREGSTQLALAPYLIGPEAAEGLLDTACKEAGCSAADVLGAYPALGKLAVAQYSAALGITQGAAAH
- a CDS encoding APC family permease; this translates as MPPEPPEPVQADIDGAAQPGLKANAIGFLDALVIGLNSTSPAYSLAAVIGPIVALAGIYAPGVMLASFVPMLLIAAAFYYLNKVDQDCGTTFSWVTRAMGPWAGWLGGWAIAMTGVLVIGSLADVAVHFGLLAAGLDSWAANEALRQSLTVVVILAMTAVCVIGTEMSARLQDVLILAQVFFLLVFAVVALYRVYAGTSSLDGTRPAIEWLNPFGAGGAALTGGLLLGVFIYWGWESAVNLTEEVENSATAPGKAGIWSTVVLLVTYLSVGFAVVGYAGTKFLSENAGEEEAVFAVLAHEVMGGWDWVVLLAVCTSALASTQTTIIPASRTALSMARRHALPPNLSHIHPRFRTPDVSTWWVAGIAIVWYLAVNQISENALLDSLTALSLLISFYYALTGLACAVYYRRHLLESVHNFLLIGLGPVLGAGLLAWLLVQSVADMSDPENSASGVSWFGLGPPLVIGIGIAVVGVLVMCFWRIRDGRFWQERRGVADPALVHAARKPRSPEVPKP
- a CDS encoding lactonase family protein, translating into MGDADSGVGGTDRTADGGGHRAWIGSFTSGGGRGVTTAAVDPATGALTPLSATDAVADPSYLAHDPANGVLYAVSEAEQGAVGAFRTSAEGLTPLGATVPVGGSGPTHLSVAGRRLLTANYTSGSVSSLPLAADGSIGGPAAVLAHQGSGPDAGRQRGPHAHQVLPAPGGGRWVLSVDLGTDSVRVCALDPATGAPVLHAETALRAGTGPRHLAFHPSGEVVYVLHELEPQLTVCRWNGESGELQPVAEVPVASTGAPGAPAAYPSAVVASADGRFVWAAVRGADTIATLSLAGGAEKPLLTGTVPCGGSWPRDLAADPSGRRLYAANERSGDVTWFDVDQLTGEPRRAGSVSVPAATCVVFG
- a CDS encoding FUSC family protein, whose protein sequence is MFVAPDPGRARLRNATRAVIGVALAVAVAELCGLSLVASITGGLAALLALFTVTDSTVRAQRVTTALLPVAGFPVLALATTLHGVPLARDAVFVAVVFAGVYARRWGVRGHALGIFAFMNFFVTQFLHARPGQLPELYAAVGLALLSAGAVRFVLWPIERRVPPPAVPPAPPGTGLARPTTRQAFQATAACAVALGIGQALSEDRWYWAVGTAWWIFVNTASRGETLVRGFRRVLGTVFGIGAGLLVAIPLNGAPAPTAVLVAVCVFGIFYTAAVSYSWMMLAVTVMAGLLYGLLGVLDPGLLVLRLEQTAVGAVCAGLAVILVLPVTTHATNDMWIQRALRCVRSCTAEAAARLAGSPVADPAPHAAELELFLGRVRLSLAPLVHPLSPYRGRKARARRVLALLDECAVEVRGLVAVAADPDASHDARLAAACWRVEAAVEALLTPEAERATEAEHRSAAAALNQGRAASEPALAHLHGLERLLAQLDGPLRSASRPPLVGA
- a CDS encoding nitric oxide synthase oxygenase, with translation MEILQECSSTAQVWEAAEEFIRLFHREQAGSAGAGDPRERLAAVRAEIAETGTYRHTPEELEHGARVAWRNSNRCIGRLYWNSLRVRDRRGLTDADGIAEECFEHLREATNGGRVRPTITVFAPDAPDRPGPVIWSEQLVRYAGYGDHPSITVGDARNAELTSALLALGWSRGPGTPFDLLPLVVQGVDDKPRWFDVPPDAVLEVPIEHPDGAAGGDGWSDWGLRWHAVPAISNMCLEIGGIHYPAAPFNGWYMGTEIGARNLADTDRYNLLPAVARRMGLDIASDRSLWKDRALVELNRAVLHSFDRAKVTIADHHTESRRFLTHLEKEERKGRDVGADWSWIVPPISGSATPVFHRTYEDRPSSTAYVHHSGAQERAQGRDLV
- a CDS encoding universal stress protein, producing MSVVLGYDESPGAERALRVALEVAAAFGEPLVLVYGAAAPGPTGEESRAHREAVREAGRSALARAVEAADEAGVPSTVEVADAKPAQALLDAAERHDARVIIVGSWGDSPIRGALLGSTPHKLLHLSPVPVLCVPTEHASGD
- a CDS encoding helix-turn-helix transcriptional regulator produces the protein MNTNSAHPDIDGCTSICGDCTAGYRRALREGGLSGAVPGCLITFGLLRKSEGSDDHLPVPPSVAAITLARPIKQAILDQRAALDDMIASLSPMDAVYRNERRRHQDHVQPLIGREVIDTAVQGALEACSEELLSAHPEGGRPSGALADALPRDLSPPGRRVRQRTVYGHTVRAHGPTLAHMERVTQEGAEVRTVGERFEGLIVCDRSAAFIAVLTESGKEAYALEIREPGLIQYLAKTFEAVWERAVPVEFDTTGQRPPRLTGEIQQAILELMVRGHTDEAISQRLGLSTRTIGAHIKRAATRFGSRSRAELGFRLARAGVLDAGRDAPGPPRSGADQRGA